Proteins found in one Sphingobium sp. V4 genomic segment:
- a CDS encoding MarR family transcriptional regulator yields MSVSNAPSTQISPASPLFLREDEIRRGIEMLYFGYSALTRSIDEGLAAQGLGRAHHRALYFISRQPDLTVKELLRLLAITKQSLGRVLNDLVERGYIETRTGPSDRRQKLLRLSPAGKALEADLFRALREKMAAAYAQAGQGSVTGFWRVLEGLIPEGDRSMVFGLRGG; encoded by the coding sequence ATGTCGGTTTCCAACGCGCCTTCCACCCAGATTTCCCCTGCCTCCCCGCTCTTCCTGCGCGAGGATGAGATCAGGCGGGGGATCGAGATGCTCTATTTCGGCTATTCCGCGCTCACCCGTTCGATCGACGAGGGGCTTGCGGCGCAAGGGCTGGGGCGGGCGCATCATCGCGCGCTCTATTTCATTTCGCGCCAGCCTGACCTCACGGTCAAGGAATTGCTGCGGCTGCTGGCGATCACCAAACAGTCGCTGGGGCGGGTGCTGAACGACCTGGTCGAGCGCGGCTATATCGAGACGCGGACGGGGCCGAGCGACCGGCGGCAGAAATTGCTGCGGCTCAGCCCGGCCGGAAAGGCGCTGGAGGCGGACCTGTTCCGCGCGCTGCGCGAGAAGATGGCGGCGGCCTATGCCCAGGCGGGGCAGGGGTCCGTCACCGGTTTTTGGCGCGTGCTCGAAGGGCTGATCCCCGAAGGCGATCGATCCATGGTGTTCGGCCTGCGCGGGGGGTGA
- a CDS encoding aspartate carbamoyltransferase catalytic subunit, whose amino-acid sequence MPDIFIPDASPQSPGPELTGKALFPHRHLLSIADLKPWEIRFLLDEAEHWAQANKGRARKHDDRLAGMTQINAFFENSTRTLLSFEIAGKRMGADVVNMHAGQSSVKKGETLIDTAMTLNAMAADVIVIRHASSGAVALIADKVDCPVLNAGDGWHQHPTQALLDALTIRRRKGGFEGLVVAICGDVLHSRVARSNMLCLAALGAQVRAVAPPTLLPPEVEMLGATPYTRMDDGLDGADVVMMLRLQNERMDGAFIPSAREYHALYGLTPERLAIAKPDALVMHPGPMNRGVEISSTVADHPERSAITEQVAMGVAVRMACLDVLTRGARGVEGWA is encoded by the coding sequence ATGCCCGACATCTTCATTCCCGACGCGTCGCCCCAGTCCCCCGGACCGGAGTTGACCGGCAAGGCGCTGTTCCCGCATCGGCACCTGCTTTCGATCGCCGATCTCAAACCCTGGGAAATCCGCTTCCTGCTCGATGAGGCCGAACATTGGGCGCAGGCCAACAAAGGCCGCGCGCGCAAGCATGATGACCGGCTGGCGGGCATGACCCAGATCAACGCCTTCTTCGAAAACAGCACCCGCACATTGCTGTCGTTCGAGATCGCCGGCAAGCGGATGGGCGCCGATGTCGTCAACATGCACGCGGGCCAGTCCAGCGTGAAGAAGGGCGAGACGCTGATCGACACCGCCATGACCCTGAACGCCATGGCCGCCGACGTCATCGTCATCCGCCATGCCAGTTCAGGCGCGGTGGCGCTGATCGCGGACAAGGTCGACTGCCCGGTCCTCAATGCGGGCGACGGCTGGCACCAGCACCCGACCCAGGCGCTGCTCGACGCGCTCACCATCCGCCGCCGCAAGGGCGGGTTCGAAGGACTGGTGGTCGCCATCTGCGGCGACGTGCTGCACAGCCGCGTGGCGCGTTCGAACATGCTCTGCCTCGCCGCGCTGGGCGCGCAGGTGCGCGCGGTCGCCCCGCCCACGCTGCTGCCGCCGGAGGTAGAGATGCTGGGCGCGACACCCTATACCCGCATGGACGACGGGCTGGATGGCGCCGACGTGGTAATGATGCTGCGCCTCCAGAACGAGCGTATGGATGGCGCCTTCATCCCGTCGGCCCGTGAATATCATGCCCTCTACGGCCTGACCCCCGAGCGGCTCGCCATTGCGAAACCCGACGCGCTGGTCATGCACCCCGGCCCCATGAACCGGGGCGTGGAGATCAGCAGCACCGTGGCCGACCATCCCGAACGATCGGCGATCACCGAGCAGGTGGCGATGGGCGTCGCGGTACGCATGGCCTGTCTGGACGTGCTGACGCGCGGTGCGCGCGGCGTGGAGGGATGGGCTTGA
- a CDS encoding dihydroorotase: MTKIAIINGQLADPAADALTPGAVLIEGDRIVASGAIHVPSDAEQVDAQGLVVAPGLIDLGVFATDKPAFHFGGITRAALMPDQRAPLDEVGLIRQAARAGKPDFWVHPIAAATRGLQGAEMAEIGLMQAAGAKAVGTGRQWIADSGVMLRVLSYASGLGLTLIAHAEDSGLTAKAVATSGETATRLGLPHAPACAEAMAIARDIMLVRETGASIHFRLVTTKAGFDLIRAAKAEGLKVTCGISPAYLFLNDQAATDFRTFARLSPPLRSETDRQASLAAVADGTVDVITSSHDPRGPEDKRLPFADAAPGMAGAETLLALSLNLVRDGHVTINRLMTLLCANPARILGVNAGSFAAGSAADLIFIDPDTPWIVDSGKMAAAAGNTPFDRLPVQGRARRIMKGGAFL, encoded by the coding sequence GTGACGAAGATCGCCATCATCAACGGCCAGCTGGCCGATCCGGCGGCCGATGCGCTCACGCCCGGCGCCGTGCTGATCGAAGGCGACCGGATCGTCGCCAGCGGCGCGATCCACGTCCCATCCGATGCAGAACAGGTGGATGCGCAGGGGCTGGTGGTCGCGCCCGGCCTGATCGACCTCGGCGTCTTCGCCACCGACAAGCCGGCCTTCCATTTCGGCGGCATCACCCGCGCGGCGCTGATGCCCGACCAGCGCGCCCCGCTGGACGAGGTTGGCCTGATCCGGCAGGCGGCGCGCGCGGGCAAGCCCGATTTCTGGGTCCACCCGATCGCGGCGGCGACTCGTGGCCTTCAGGGTGCCGAAATGGCGGAGATCGGCCTGATGCAGGCGGCGGGCGCGAAGGCAGTCGGCACCGGCCGCCAGTGGATCGCCGATTCGGGCGTGATGCTGCGCGTCCTGTCCTATGCCAGCGGCCTCGGCCTTACCCTGATCGCCCATGCCGAGGATAGCGGCCTGACCGCCAAGGCCGTGGCGACCAGCGGCGAGACCGCGACGCGCCTCGGCCTGCCCCATGCCCCGGCCTGCGCCGAAGCGATGGCGATCGCGCGCGACATCATGCTGGTGCGCGAAACCGGCGCGTCGATCCATTTCCGGCTGGTGACGACGAAGGCGGGTTTCGACCTGATCCGCGCGGCCAAGGCGGAGGGACTGAAGGTCACCTGCGGCATCAGCCCCGCCTATCTTTTCCTCAACGATCAGGCGGCGACCGACTTTCGGACCTTCGCCCGCCTGTCGCCGCCGCTGCGGTCCGAAACCGACCGGCAGGCCAGCCTGGCCGCGGTCGCCGACGGGACGGTCGATGTCATTACCTCCAGCCACGACCCGCGCGGGCCGGAAGACAAGCGCCTGCCCTTCGCCGACGCCGCGCCCGGCATGGCGGGGGCGGAAACACTGCTGGCCCTGTCGCTCAACCTGGTGCGCGACGGGCATGTGACGATCAACCGGCTGATGACGCTGCTCTGCGCCAATCCGGCGCGCATCCTGGGCGTCAATGCCGGCAGCTTCGCTGCGGGGAGCGCCGCCGACCTGATCTTCATCGATCCCGACACGCCCTGGATCGTGGATTCGGGCAAGATGGCGGCCGCCGCGGGCAATACGCCCTTCGACCGGCTGCCGGTGCAGGGCCGCGCGCGGCGGATCATGAAGGGCGGCGCATTCCTTTAG
- a CDS encoding amino acid racemase: MHKLGLIGGLSWTSTARYYEIINKAVHRALGGQHSAPLLIESLDFASVAGCATEEDWDNAAVKLIDAARRLETAGAGALLICANSMHRVYDRVQSAVGIPILHIAERVGKKMQADGVEKAALIGTRNVMVEKFYRQRLVAHGVSLLPPDMEMAERIDRIVYDELTVGKISRESERYMKSELTDIAKQHVQAVVLACTELELIVDVKANVVPIYDCTSIHAKAGVDFILG, from the coding sequence ATGCACAAGCTTGGCCTGATCGGCGGTCTCAGCTGGACCTCCACCGCCCGCTATTATGAGATCATCAACAAGGCCGTGCATCGCGCGCTGGGCGGCCAGCACAGTGCGCCGCTGCTGATCGAAAGTCTCGACTTCGCGTCCGTCGCCGGCTGCGCGACCGAAGAGGATTGGGACAATGCCGCCGTCAAGCTGATCGACGCGGCCCGCCGGCTGGAGACGGCGGGCGCGGGTGCGCTGCTGATCTGCGCCAACAGTATGCACCGTGTCTACGACCGGGTGCAGAGCGCGGTCGGCATCCCCATCCTCCATATCGCCGAGCGGGTGGGGAAGAAGATGCAGGCGGACGGCGTCGAGAAAGCGGCGTTGATCGGCACGCGCAACGTGATGGTGGAGAAATTCTACCGCCAGCGGCTGGTCGCGCATGGCGTGTCGCTGCTGCCGCCCGACATGGAGATGGCGGAGCGGATCGACCGCATCGTCTATGACGAACTGACCGTGGGCAAGATCAGCCGCGAGTCCGAGCGCTATATGAAGTCGGAACTGACCGACATCGCCAAGCAGCATGTGCAGGCGGTGGTGCTGGCCTGCACCGAACTGGAACTGATCGTCGACGTGAAGGCCAATGTCGTGCCGATCTACGACTGCACCAGCATCCACGCCAAGGCGGGGGTCGACTTCATACTGGGATGA